A stretch of Anaeromyxobacter dehalogenans 2CP-1 DNA encodes these proteins:
- a CDS encoding AMP-binding protein, translated as MNAPSYVSGPSTTPLLGETIGENLRRTVQRFPDRDALVSVYQGYRATYRQFWEETSLVARGLLVRGVKKGDRVGIWAPNRYEWVVIQYASARIGAILVNINPAYRVHELEYALKQSGVSTLLLARTFRNADYVAMVRDVRLRCPELRQTIVIDDEWGALKHDALRFSEDELARLERDLQFDDPINIQYTSGTTGFPKGATLSHHNIVNNGFFIGEFLRYTDADRVCIPVPFYHCFGMVLANMAITTHGAAMVIPLDNFDPLTVMRTVQQERCTALYGVPTMFIAELDHPEFQAFDFSSLRTGIMAGSPCPVEVMKKVQKDMHMPEVTICYGMTETSPVSTQSRTDDPLEKRVTTVGQVHPHVEIKIVDPTTGRIVPRGTPGELCTRGYSVMLGYWRDPHATREAIDDGRWMHTGDLATIDEHGYVKIVGRIKDMVLRGGENIFPREVEEFLYTIPGVSDVQVIGVPDVKYGEELMAWVKLRPGVTLTGEEVRAYCKGKIATYKIPRYYKFVDGFPMTVSGKVQKYKMRETAIQELGLQQAASIETA; from the coding sequence TTGAACGCACCATCCTACGTCAGCGGGCCGTCCACCACGCCGCTCCTCGGCGAGACCATCGGCGAGAACCTGCGCCGCACGGTCCAGCGGTTCCCGGATCGCGACGCGCTGGTGTCGGTGTACCAGGGCTACCGCGCGACCTACCGGCAGTTCTGGGAGGAGACGTCGCTGGTGGCGCGCGGGCTGCTGGTCCGCGGCGTCAAGAAGGGCGACCGCGTCGGCATCTGGGCGCCGAACCGGTACGAGTGGGTGGTGATCCAGTACGCGTCGGCGCGCATCGGCGCGATCCTGGTCAACATCAACCCGGCCTACCGCGTGCACGAGCTGGAGTACGCGCTCAAGCAGTCGGGCGTGTCCACGCTGCTGCTCGCGCGGACGTTCCGCAACGCGGACTACGTGGCCATGGTGCGCGACGTGCGGCTCCGCTGCCCCGAGCTGCGCCAGACCATCGTCATCGACGACGAGTGGGGCGCCCTCAAGCACGACGCGCTGCGCTTCAGCGAGGACGAGCTGGCGCGCCTCGAGCGCGACCTCCAGTTCGACGACCCCATCAACATCCAGTACACCAGCGGCACCACCGGGTTCCCCAAGGGCGCCACCCTCTCGCACCACAACATCGTCAACAACGGCTTCTTCATCGGCGAGTTCCTGCGCTACACCGACGCCGACCGGGTGTGCATCCCGGTGCCGTTCTACCACTGCTTCGGCATGGTCCTCGCCAACATGGCCATCACCACGCACGGCGCGGCCATGGTGATCCCGCTCGACAACTTCGACCCGCTCACGGTGATGCGCACCGTGCAGCAGGAGCGCTGCACCGCGCTGTACGGCGTGCCCACCATGTTCATCGCGGAGCTCGATCACCCCGAGTTCCAGGCGTTCGACTTCTCCTCGCTGCGCACCGGGATCATGGCCGGCTCGCCCTGCCCGGTGGAGGTCATGAAGAAGGTCCAGAAGGACATGCACATGCCGGAGGTCACCATCTGCTACGGCATGACCGAGACCTCGCCGGTGTCGACGCAGTCGCGCACCGACGATCCGCTGGAGAAGCGGGTGACCACGGTCGGCCAGGTCCACCCGCACGTCGAGATCAAGATCGTCGATCCCACCACCGGCCGGATCGTGCCGCGCGGCACGCCGGGCGAGCTGTGCACCCGCGGCTACTCGGTGATGCTCGGCTACTGGCGCGATCCGCACGCCACCCGCGAGGCCATCGACGACGGCCGCTGGATGCACACCGGCGACCTCGCCACCATCGACGAGCACGGCTACGTGAAGATCGTCGGGCGCATCAAGGACATGGTGCTGCGCGGCGGCGAGAACATCTTCCCGCGCGAGGTGGAGGAGTTCCTCTACACGATCCCGGGCGTCTCCGACGTGCAGGTGATCGGCGTGCCCGACGTGAAGTACGGCGAGGAGCTGATGGCCTGGGTGAAGCTGCGGCCCGGCGTGACGCTGACCGGCGAGGAGGTCCGCGCCTACTGCAAGGGCAAGATCGCGACCTACAAGATCCCGCGCTACTACAAGTTCGTGGACGGCTTCCCGATGACGGTCTCCGGCAAGGTCCAGAAGTACAAGATGCGCGAGACCGCCATCCAGGAGCTGGGCCTCCAGCAGGCGGCCTCCATCGAGACCGCGTGA
- a CDS encoding Re/Si-specific NAD(P)(+) transhydrogenase subunit alpha, producing the protein MRIAVLREGAPGELRVALVPENVTRLVKQGHEVRVERGAGEAAGFPDAAYTAAGAQVGDAAAALDGARVVAAVQRPSEAQVERLPPGALLVGLLAPHAAGPLLERLAARGVDAMAMEKVPRTTRAQSMDALSSQATLAGYKAVLLGASALPRILPMMTTAAGTLAPAKAFVVGAGVAGLQAIATARRLGAVVSAFDVRPVVKEQVQSLGAAFVEVPAVAAEGTGGYAKELGQSEQERVLAAIAGHVKDMDLVITTAQIPGRPAPRLITADMVRSMRPGSVVVDLAAETGGNCELTRAGETVVDAGVSVIGAVNLPSTVPFHASQMYGRNVVTLLAHLFKDGKADLDAQEEIAAAMLVVHGGKVRA; encoded by the coding sequence ATGCGCATCGCGGTGCTACGTGAGGGGGCGCCCGGAGAGCTCCGGGTGGCCCTGGTCCCCGAGAACGTCACACGGCTGGTGAAGCAGGGCCACGAGGTCCGCGTGGAGCGCGGCGCGGGCGAGGCCGCCGGCTTCCCCGACGCGGCCTACACGGCGGCCGGCGCGCAGGTGGGCGACGCGGCCGCCGCGCTCGACGGCGCGCGCGTGGTCGCGGCGGTGCAGCGGCCCTCCGAGGCGCAGGTGGAGCGGCTCCCGCCCGGCGCGCTGCTGGTCGGCCTGCTCGCGCCGCACGCCGCCGGGCCGCTCCTCGAGCGGCTCGCCGCGCGCGGCGTGGACGCGATGGCCATGGAGAAGGTCCCCCGCACCACGCGGGCACAGTCCATGGACGCGCTCTCGTCGCAGGCCACGCTCGCCGGCTACAAGGCCGTGCTGCTCGGCGCGAGCGCCCTCCCCCGCATCCTCCCCATGATGACCACCGCGGCCGGCACGCTCGCGCCCGCGAAGGCGTTCGTGGTCGGCGCCGGCGTGGCGGGGCTGCAGGCGATCGCCACGGCGCGCCGGCTCGGCGCCGTGGTGTCCGCGTTCGACGTGCGGCCGGTCGTGAAGGAGCAGGTGCAGTCGCTCGGCGCCGCGTTCGTGGAGGTGCCCGCGGTGGCCGCCGAGGGCACGGGCGGCTACGCGAAGGAGCTGGGCCAGTCCGAGCAGGAGCGCGTCCTCGCCGCCATCGCCGGCCACGTGAAGGACATGGACCTCGTGATCACCACCGCGCAGATTCCGGGCCGGCCGGCGCCGCGCCTGATCACCGCGGACATGGTCCGCTCCATGCGGCCCGGCTCGGTGGTGGTGGACCTGGCCGCCGAGACCGGGGGCAACTGCGAGCTGACGCGCGCCGGCGAGACGGTGGTGGACGCCGGCGTGTCGGTGATCGGCGCGGTCAACCTCCCGTCCACGGTGCCGTTCCACGCCAGCCAGATGTACGGCCGCAACGTGGTCACGCTGCTCGCCCACCTGTTCAAGGACGGGAAGGCGGACCTCGACGCGCAGGAGGAGATCGCCGCCGCCATGCTGGTGGTGCACGGCGGGAAGGTGCGGGCCTGA
- a CDS encoding NAD(P) transhydrogenase subunit alpha produces the protein MLELIQIYVFVLAGFVGFFVITRVPALLHTPLMSATNAISAISLVGSLVMAGAERGLLANVLGFVAVTSATINVVGGFIITDRMLKMFKRADRAGGQKK, from the coding sequence ATGCTCGAGCTCATCCAGATCTACGTCTTCGTCCTCGCCGGCTTCGTCGGGTTCTTCGTCATCACCCGGGTCCCGGCGCTGCTGCACACCCCGCTCATGTCGGCCACCAACGCCATCAGCGCCATCTCGCTGGTGGGCTCGCTGGTGATGGCCGGGGCGGAGCGCGGGCTGCTCGCGAACGTCCTCGGGTTCGTGGCGGTCACCTCCGCGACCATCAACGTGGTGGGCGGCTTCATCATCACCGACCGCATGCTCAAGATGTTCAAGCGCGCCGACCGGGCGGGAGGCCAGAAGAAGTGA
- a CDS encoding CBS domain-containing protein, whose translation MASIHKHVTREMVSLEATAPIREAARLMSERKIGSVAVRDGGRIVGLVTERDLVATVLARGADANHPMREAMRQGLPRVSSSATEVEVAGLMRDHTTRHLLVEEGGQVVGVVSMRDIIQLMLDEKQFLIEQLQTYIDGR comes from the coding sequence ATGGCGTCGATCCACAAGCACGTGACCCGCGAGATGGTGTCCCTCGAGGCGACCGCGCCGATCCGCGAGGCGGCGCGCCTCATGTCGGAGCGCAAGATCGGCTCGGTGGCGGTCCGCGACGGGGGCCGGATCGTCGGCCTGGTGACGGAGCGCGATCTCGTCGCGACCGTGCTCGCGCGCGGCGCCGACGCGAACCATCCCATGCGCGAGGCGATGCGCCAGGGGCTCCCGCGCGTCTCCAGCAGCGCCACCGAGGTGGAGGTGGCCGGGCTGATGCGCGACCACACCACCCGCCACCTGCTCGTCGAGGAGGGCGGCCAGGTGGTGGGCGTGGTCTCGATGCGCGACATCATCCAGCTCATGCTGGACGAGAAGCAGTTCCTCATCGAGCAGCTGCAGACGTACATCGACGGCCGCTGA
- a CDS encoding 2-oxoacid:acceptor oxidoreductase subunit alpha — MLEHSTAAGEAGAGRASQPPLVNDFSIQVATANGSGSQSSNTVLLRSLFQMGIPVSGKNLFPSNIAGLPTWYTVRASRDGWTARKKEIDLLVAMNPETAREDVRALSPGAAVVYDAPLALASLRDDLVFYPVPFDEVIAPVASEARLRKLLRNMAYVGVLARLLGIEMGEVERAIGRVFGQKARARELNVAAARAGFEHAGTLEKRDRLSVRRMDATAGKIIVDGNSAAALGALFAGVTVVAWYPITPSSSLVETLIGHLREHRVDADGRATYAVVQAEDELAAVGMAIGAGWAGARAMTASAGPGLSLMAEFVGLAYYAEIPVVIFDVQRVGPSTGLPTRTSQGDVLSTAFLSHGDTQHVLLFPGSVEECFAMGVEAFDVAERLQTPVFVMTDLDLGMNNWMADPFPYPDRPIDRGKVLSKEDLERLGGFARYRDVDGDGIGWRTLPGTDHPRAAYFTRGTGHDDASAYSESPTVFEQNMARLARKLDGARALLPAPERHGGGSAPVGIVAYGSSHPAILEARAQLAAEAGLEADYLRVRAYPFSREVEAFVRAHERVYVVEQNRDGQLAALLKLDLPAELVPRLRGIAHVHGLPLDARSVTDELLAKEAR, encoded by the coding sequence ATGCTCGAGCACAGCACTGCAGCGGGGGAGGCGGGGGCCGGCCGCGCGTCCCAGCCTCCGCTCGTCAACGACTTCTCCATCCAGGTCGCCACCGCGAACGGCTCGGGCTCGCAGAGCTCGAACACGGTGCTGCTGCGGTCGCTGTTCCAGATGGGCATCCCGGTCTCGGGCAAGAACCTGTTCCCCTCCAACATCGCGGGGCTGCCCACCTGGTACACGGTGCGTGCGTCCCGGGACGGCTGGACCGCGCGCAAGAAGGAGATCGACCTGCTGGTCGCGATGAACCCGGAGACCGCGCGCGAGGACGTGCGCGCGCTCTCCCCGGGCGCCGCCGTGGTCTACGACGCGCCCCTCGCGCTCGCCTCGCTGCGAGACGACCTCGTGTTCTACCCGGTCCCGTTCGACGAGGTGATCGCGCCGGTCGCGAGCGAGGCCCGGCTCCGGAAGCTCCTGCGGAACATGGCGTACGTGGGCGTGCTGGCGCGGTTGCTCGGGATCGAGATGGGCGAGGTCGAGCGCGCCATCGGGCGCGTCTTCGGGCAGAAGGCGCGGGCCCGCGAGCTGAACGTGGCCGCGGCGCGCGCCGGGTTCGAGCACGCCGGCACGCTGGAGAAGCGCGACCGCCTCTCGGTCCGGCGCATGGACGCGACCGCCGGGAAGATCATCGTGGACGGGAACTCCGCCGCGGCGCTCGGAGCGCTGTTCGCCGGCGTCACCGTGGTGGCCTGGTACCCGATCACGCCCTCGTCCTCGCTGGTCGAGACGCTCATCGGCCACCTCCGCGAGCACCGCGTGGACGCGGACGGCCGGGCCACCTACGCGGTGGTCCAGGCCGAGGACGAGCTGGCGGCGGTGGGCATGGCGATCGGCGCCGGCTGGGCGGGCGCGCGCGCCATGACCGCGAGCGCGGGCCCGGGGCTCTCGCTCATGGCCGAGTTCGTCGGGCTCGCCTACTACGCCGAGATCCCGGTCGTGATCTTCGACGTCCAGCGCGTCGGCCCGTCCACCGGCCTGCCCACCCGCACGTCGCAGGGCGACGTGCTCTCCACCGCGTTCCTCTCGCACGGCGACACGCAGCACGTGCTGCTGTTCCCGGGCTCGGTGGAGGAGTGCTTCGCGATGGGCGTGGAGGCGTTCGACGTCGCCGAGCGGCTGCAGACGCCGGTGTTCGTGATGACCGATCTCGACCTGGGGATGAACAACTGGATGGCGGACCCGTTCCCGTACCCCGACCGCCCCATCGACCGCGGCAAGGTGCTCTCGAAGGAGGACCTCGAGCGGCTGGGCGGCTTCGCCCGCTACCGCGACGTGGACGGCGACGGGATCGGGTGGCGCACGCTGCCGGGGACCGATCACCCGCGCGCCGCGTACTTCACCCGCGGCACCGGCCACGACGACGCGTCGGCGTACAGCGAGAGCCCGACCGTGTTCGAGCAGAACATGGCCCGGCTGGCGCGGAAGCTCGACGGGGCCCGCGCGCTCCTGCCGGCGCCGGAGCGGCACGGCGGCGGCAGCGCGCCGGTGGGCATCGTCGCGTACGGCTCCTCCCACCCCGCCATCCTGGAGGCGCGCGCGCAGCTCGCGGCCGAGGCGGGCCTCGAGGCCGACTACCTGCGCGTCCGCGCCTACCCGTTCTCGCGGGAGGTGGAGGCGTTCGTGCGCGCGCACGAGCGGGTCTACGTGGTCGAGCAGAACCGCGACGGCCAGCTCGCCGCGCTGCTGAAGCTGGATCTCCCCGCCGAGCTGGTGCCGCGGCTGCGCGGCATCGCCCACGTGCACGGGCTCCCGCTCGACGCGCGCTCGGTGACCGACGAGCTGCTGGCGAAGGAGGCGAGGTGA
- a CDS encoding NAD(P)(+) transhydrogenase (Re/Si-specific) subunit beta, whose translation MSPRTLFIEAAYLAASVLFILGLRSLTIPDKARRGMQLAAVGMLLAIVGTLVHHDVVHYGWILAGLALGSAIGYPLGVYVPMTAMPQRIAISHMFGAVAATLVGVAEYWHLGNGAQVGRGTMAALGFEVLFGALTITGSFMAFGKLQELLPSRPVTFPGQNVVSLLMFAAALGLFGWLIHDPGAHPAAFYAMVGLGLLFGVSLVLPIGGADMPVVISLLNSYAGLASSATGFAIGNNVLIIAGALDGASGFILSIIMSRAMNRSFTNVLFGAFGSAPAASAKTAQGLTVRSITPEDAAIQLAFARLVIVVPGYGMAVAQAQHQVRELAQLVEKNGGTVLYAIHPVAGRMPGHMNVLLAEADIPYDKLKEMDEINDEFQNADVALVIGANDVVNPAARNDRASPIYGMPILDVDKAKQVIVMKRSMNPGFAGIENELFYAENTSMLFGDAKASLAKLVHEVKQQS comes from the coding sequence GTGAGCCCGCGCACGCTGTTCATCGAGGCGGCGTACCTCGCCGCGTCGGTCCTGTTCATCCTCGGCCTCCGCAGCCTCACTATCCCGGACAAGGCCCGCCGCGGCATGCAGCTCGCCGCCGTCGGCATGCTGCTCGCGATCGTGGGCACGCTCGTGCACCACGATGTCGTCCACTACGGGTGGATCCTGGCCGGCCTGGCGCTCGGGTCGGCCATCGGCTACCCGCTCGGCGTCTACGTCCCCATGACCGCGATGCCGCAGCGCATCGCCATCTCGCACATGTTCGGCGCGGTCGCCGCCACGCTGGTGGGCGTCGCGGAGTACTGGCACCTGGGCAACGGCGCCCAGGTGGGCCGCGGCACGATGGCGGCGCTGGGCTTCGAGGTGCTGTTCGGCGCCCTCACCATCACCGGCAGCTTCATGGCGTTCGGGAAGCTCCAGGAGCTGCTCCCCTCGCGGCCGGTCACCTTCCCCGGCCAGAACGTGGTCTCGCTGCTGATGTTCGCCGCCGCGCTCGGGCTGTTCGGCTGGCTCATCCACGATCCCGGGGCGCACCCGGCGGCGTTCTACGCCATGGTCGGGCTGGGGCTGCTGTTCGGGGTGTCGCTGGTGCTCCCCATCGGCGGCGCAGACATGCCGGTGGTCATCTCCCTGCTCAACTCGTACGCCGGCCTGGCGTCGTCCGCGACGGGCTTCGCCATCGGCAACAACGTGCTCATCATCGCCGGGGCGCTCGACGGCGCCTCGGGCTTCATCCTGTCGATCATCATGAGCCGGGCGATGAACCGGTCGTTCACGAACGTGCTGTTCGGCGCGTTCGGCTCGGCGCCGGCGGCGTCCGCCAAGACCGCCCAGGGGCTGACGGTCCGCTCCATCACCCCGGAGGACGCCGCCATCCAGCTCGCGTTCGCGCGGCTCGTGATCGTGGTCCCCGGCTACGGCATGGCTGTGGCGCAGGCGCAGCACCAGGTCCGGGAGCTGGCCCAGCTCGTCGAGAAGAACGGCGGGACGGTGCTCTACGCCATCCACCCGGTGGCGGGCCGCATGCCCGGCCACATGAACGTGCTGCTCGCCGAGGCGGACATCCCCTACGACAAGCTCAAGGAGATGGACGAGATCAACGACGAGTTCCAGAACGCCGACGTGGCCCTGGTGATCGGCGCGAACGACGTCGTCAACCCCGCGGCGCGGAACGATCGCGCCTCGCCCATCTACGGGATGCCCATCCTCGACGTGGACAAGGCGAAGCAGGTCATCGTCATGAAGCGCTCGATGAACCCGGGCTTCGCGGGCATCGAGAACGAGCTGTTCTACGCCGAGAACACCTCGATGCTGTTCGGCGACGCGAAGGCCTCGCTCGCGAAGCTGGTGCACGAGGTGAAGCAGCAGTCCTGA
- a CDS encoding quinone oxidoreductase family protein → MRAIRFHEHGGPEVLKLEDVTVGDPGPGEARLHIAAAGVNFVDVYQRSGLYPMQLPAGLGVEAAGRVEAVGAGVDHFRPGDRVAFVGGPGCYAEARVVPADRLVRLPDAISDRTAAGAMLKGLTAQVLIRRTYPVKAGDVVLWHAAAGGVGLIAIQWLKALGATVIGTVGSDEKAALARAHGCDHAIVYTREDFVARVREITGGEGVPVVYDSVGKTTFAGSIDCLRPLGMMVTFGNASGPVPPLDPLLLSRKGSLYLTRPSVFTYVARRADLERSAAELLEVVGSGAVKVEVGRALPLAQAAEAHRALEARATTGSLVLEP, encoded by the coding sequence ATGCGCGCGATCCGGTTCCACGAGCACGGCGGCCCCGAGGTCCTGAAGCTGGAGGACGTTACCGTCGGTGATCCCGGGCCGGGCGAGGCCCGGCTCCACATCGCCGCCGCCGGCGTGAACTTCGTGGACGTGTACCAGCGGTCCGGCCTGTACCCGATGCAGCTCCCGGCCGGCCTGGGCGTCGAGGCGGCGGGGCGGGTGGAGGCCGTGGGCGCGGGCGTGGACCACTTCCGCCCGGGCGACCGGGTCGCGTTCGTCGGCGGGCCGGGCTGCTACGCCGAGGCGCGGGTGGTCCCGGCCGACCGGCTGGTGCGCCTGCCCGACGCGATCTCCGACCGCACCGCGGCCGGCGCCATGCTGAAGGGGCTCACGGCGCAGGTGCTCATCCGGCGCACCTACCCGGTGAAGGCGGGCGACGTGGTCCTCTGGCATGCGGCGGCAGGTGGGGTCGGGCTCATCGCGATCCAGTGGCTGAAGGCGCTCGGCGCGACCGTGATCGGCACGGTGGGCAGCGACGAGAAGGCGGCGCTGGCGCGCGCCCACGGCTGCGACCACGCCATCGTGTACACGCGCGAGGACTTCGTGGCGCGGGTGCGGGAGATCACCGGCGGCGAGGGCGTGCCGGTGGTGTACGACTCGGTCGGCAAGACCACCTTCGCCGGCTCCATCGACTGCCTGCGGCCGCTCGGCATGATGGTGACGTTCGGCAACGCGTCCGGGCCGGTGCCGCCGCTGGACCCGCTGCTGCTCTCGCGCAAGGGCTCGCTGTACCTCACGCGGCCGAGCGTGTTCACCTACGTGGCGCGGCGCGCGGATCTGGAGCGCAGCGCCGCCGAGCTGCTCGAGGTGGTCGGGAGCGGGGCGGTGAAGGTGGAGGTCGGCCGCGCGCTGCCGCTGGCGCAGGCGGCCGAGGCGCACCGCGCGCTGGAGGCGCGCGCCACCACGGGCTCGCTGGTGCTCGAGCCGTAG
- a CDS encoding 2-oxoacid:ferredoxin oxidoreductase subunit beta — protein MAAPVPPGAAAPRQNRLGLAIADYKGGKTTLCAGCGHNAISERLLEAMFDLGVPPERVAKFSGIGCSSKTPAYFMSRSHAFNAVHGRMPAVATGALLANRTLVGVGVSGDGDTASIGIGQFAHLMRRNLPILYVVEDNGVYGLTKGQFSATADVGSRLKSGVANELPPIDTCALAVQLGATFVGRSFSGDKRQLSAMLKAALSHRGTAMLDVLSPCVTFNDHEGSTRSFAYVKEHDAPLQELSYVPAFEDVTVDYDPGTTVDVELHDGAHLRLRKLEEGFDPRDRTRAVARLMEASARGEVLTGVFFVDAKAASLTDQLRMVEAPLATLPEARVRPPPAVLEEIMASLR, from the coding sequence ATGGCCGCTCCCGTTCCCCCCGGCGCCGCCGCCCCTCGCCAGAACCGCCTCGGCCTCGCCATCGCGGACTACAAGGGCGGCAAGACCACCCTGTGCGCCGGCTGCGGGCACAACGCCATCTCCGAGCGCCTGCTCGAGGCGATGTTCGACCTGGGTGTCCCGCCCGAGCGGGTGGCCAAGTTCTCCGGCATCGGCTGCTCGTCCAAGACGCCCGCCTACTTCATGAGCCGCTCGCACGCGTTCAACGCCGTGCACGGGCGCATGCCGGCGGTCGCGACCGGCGCCCTGCTCGCGAACCGGACGCTCGTCGGGGTGGGCGTGTCCGGCGACGGCGACACCGCGTCCATCGGCATCGGCCAGTTCGCGCACCTCATGCGCCGCAACCTGCCCATCCTCTACGTCGTCGAGGACAACGGCGTGTACGGCCTCACCAAGGGCCAGTTCTCCGCAACCGCCGACGTCGGCTCGCGCCTGAAGAGCGGCGTCGCGAACGAGCTGCCGCCCATCGACACCTGCGCGCTCGCCGTCCAGCTCGGCGCCACCTTCGTCGGCCGCTCCTTCTCCGGCGACAAGCGCCAGCTCTCGGCCATGCTCAAGGCGGCGCTCTCGCACCGCGGCACCGCCATGCTCGACGTGCTCTCGCCCTGCGTCACGTTCAACGATCACGAGGGCTCGACGCGCTCGTTCGCGTACGTGAAGGAGCACGACGCGCCGCTGCAGGAGCTGTCGTACGTGCCGGCGTTCGAGGACGTGACCGTGGACTACGATCCCGGCACCACGGTCGACGTCGAGCTGCACGACGGCGCGCACCTGCGGCTCCGGAAGCTGGAGGAGGGGTTCGACCCCCGCGACCGGACCCGGGCGGTGGCGCGGCTGATGGAGGCGTCCGCCCGCGGCGAGGTGCTCACCGGCGTGTTCTTCGTGGACGCGAAGGCGGCCTCGCTGACCGACCAGCTCCGGATGGTGGAGGCGCCGCTGGCGACGCTGCCGGAGGCGCGGGTGCGGCCGCCGCCGGCGGTGCTCGAGGAGATCATGGCGTCGCTGCGCTGA